In bacterium, the genomic window AGTTGGGCGAAAACGGTGTTCCAAATCTCTCCCGTTGGGGACACCATGGCCCCCGCCGGCGTAGCGGTCGACCTCCGTCGGCGGCTCCTTCGGACCTGAGAGAAATTCGGCAGGCTTGCCTCTCGACTCGTTCTCGCCGTTCGCCCTCTCTGCTCCGAGTTGCCGGCTACCACTTAGGGCTCGGCTTTGCCGGCAGGCTCGCAGACTGCCTGCACGGCAGGGTGCTCCAGCTGCCGTTCGACGGTGACCGCGTAGTAGCGCGCATGGGTGCCCTCGAGTGAGCCCAGGCACTCGACGCCATACTGGCGCTTGAGATCCTCCGCGATGATCAACGGCGCTGGGAAAAGCCCGGCACCGATCTCGCCGAAAGCCTTCATCAGTGCCCCGTCTTCGAACTCTCCTACGACCCTTGGTTGGAGTCCCTGCTCTTCCAGCCAGCGACCGAAGGCTCTCCGGATGGAGGAGTTGGGAGTGGGCATGAGGACAGGGGCTGCTTCGAGCGACTCGGGGAAACCGTCACCGTGCTGTCGACACAGCTCCGGAGTCCCGAACACCGCGATAGCACAGTCCTGGAGAAGCCGGCTGAAGGCTCGGATAGTGGACCCGGGGTCGGCGGGCGCGTCGAGGAGAA contains:
- the nhaR gene encoding transcriptional activator NhaR, translated to MPVDFLNFQHLYYFWIVAREGGISRASEVLDLSPSTISAQIGQLEEALEVKLFRKVGRNIRLTDVGQIAFRYAGQIFGLGRELTHALKGWDTEGPFSLQVGIADAVPKLVATKLLQPAFTVSPEIRLTCREGRPELLLAELALHRFDLILLDAPADPGSTIRAFSRLLQDCAIAVFGTPELCRQHGDGFPESLEAAPVLMPTPNSSIRRAFGRWLEEQGLQPRVVGEFEDGALMKAFGEIGAGLFPAPLIIAEDLKRQYGVECLGSLEGTHARYYAVTVERQLEHPAVQAVCEPAGKAEP